Proteins encoded by one window of Manihot esculenta cultivar AM560-2 chromosome 10, M.esculenta_v8, whole genome shotgun sequence:
- the LOC110624398 gene encoding uncharacterized protein LOC110624398 isoform X2, whose protein sequence is MTSSSRFLFSNGLVSHSSTTPPVTTFLESHPGAYTTTRSHNNGSCLLFWDRHLNRLSNSARILFNSNPHLLFNFPNSTEKSLSLPPLPIWDSAVKALVDDSARKVLPVALRERKDGEELAVTALVSGDSQRLRKIENLSGRSVVEVLDVCVHIASYVPPVCGLRENGARLAVVGHGRDIAEAKYSDWVRLRKPLENLRPPSVTELLLSNDGDQILEGCLTNFFVVCRKENNETKGKYFHNNESACDVEQERSDFNTAAACPFEVQTAPISDGVLPGVIRQLVIEVCISKGIPVREVAPLWSRREFWQEAFITNSLRILQHVEKIQVPSSWESIERKTLEAISWEEKWFGEDPGMITVAIQKEIMERASVEGYLL, encoded by the exons ATGACGAGTAGTTCCCGCTTCCTCTTTAGCAACGGTCTCGTTTCGCACTCCTCAACCACTCCTCCGGTGACCACCTTCCTGGAATCTCATCCAGGTGCTTACACAACTACACGATCCCACAACAATGGTTCCTGCCTCTTGTTCTGGGATAGGCATTTAAACAGACTCTCAAATTCCGCCAGAATTCTCTTCAATTCAAACCCTCATCTTCTCTTTAATTTTCCCAATTCTACAGAAAAATCATTATCATTACCACCGCTGCCGATCTGGGATTCGGCTGTTAAGGCTCTGGTTGATGACTCCGCGAGGAAGGTGTTGCCAGTTGCATTGAGAGAGAGGAAAGATGGGGAGGAACTGGCAGTCACAGCTCTCGTAAGTGGAGATTCCCAGAGGCTGAGAAAGATTGAAAATTTGAGCGGAAGAAGTGTTGTTGAGGTGCTTGATGTGTGTGTGCATATTGCAAGTTATGTTCCTCCGGTGTGTGGTTTAAGAGAAAATGGAGCGCGTTTGGCAGTTGTCGGGCATGGAAGGGATATTGCAGAAGCTAAATATTCAGATTGGGTGAG GTTAAGGAAGCCTCTGGAGAATCTGAGGCCTCCTTCAGTAACTGAGCTTTTGCTGTCAAATGATGGTGATCAAATCCTTGAAGGTTGCTTGACAAACTTTTTTGTTGTTTGTCGCAAG GAGAACAATGAAACTAAGGGGAAATATTTTCACAATAATGAAAGTGCATGTGATGTAGAACAAGAACGATCTGATTTCAATACTGCAGCAGCATGTCCTTTTGAAGTGCAGACAGCTCCTATTAGTGATGGTGTCCTTCCTGGTGTTATACGCCAACTAGTCATCGA AGTCTGCATAAGCAAAGGAATCCCAGTTCGAGAAGTTGCCCCTTTGTGGTCAAGGCGGGAATTCTGGCAAGAGGCTTTTATTACAA ATAGCTTGAGAATTTTACAGCATGTGGAGAAAATTCAAGTCCCAAGTTCATGGGAATCAATTGAACGAAAGACTCTTGAGGCAATTTCTTGGGAAGAGAAGTGGTTTGGG GAAGATCCTGGGATGATTACAGTAGCTATACAG
- the LOC110624398 gene encoding uncharacterized protein LOC110624398 isoform X3, translated as MTSSSRFLFSNGLVSHSSTTPPVTTFLESHPEKSLSLPPLPIWDSAVKALVDDSARKVLPVALRERKDGEELAVTALVSGDSQRLRKIENLSGRSVVEVLDVCVHIASYVPPVCGLRENGARLAVVGHGRDIAEAKYSDWVRLRKPLENLRPPSVTELLLSNDGDQILEGCLTNFFVVCRKENNETKGKYFHNNESACDVEQERSDFNTAAACPFEVQTAPISDGVLPGVIRQLVIEVCISKGIPVREVAPLWSRREFWQEAFITSILLVVSTLFGSRKFLIAEILLVITQVTLVCLSLIDFLTSIRMKNLAGVKCQIMFVCNFHSHHLLALQFLLYFWKEG; from the exons ATGACGAGTAGTTCCCGCTTCCTCTTTAGCAACGGTCTCGTTTCGCACTCCTCAACCACTCCTCCGGTGACCACCTTCCTGGAATCTCATCCAG AAAAATCATTATCATTACCACCGCTGCCGATCTGGGATTCGGCTGTTAAGGCTCTGGTTGATGACTCCGCGAGGAAGGTGTTGCCAGTTGCATTGAGAGAGAGGAAAGATGGGGAGGAACTGGCAGTCACAGCTCTCGTAAGTGGAGATTCCCAGAGGCTGAGAAAGATTGAAAATTTGAGCGGAAGAAGTGTTGTTGAGGTGCTTGATGTGTGTGTGCATATTGCAAGTTATGTTCCTCCGGTGTGTGGTTTAAGAGAAAATGGAGCGCGTTTGGCAGTTGTCGGGCATGGAAGGGATATTGCAGAAGCTAAATATTCAGATTGGGTGAG GTTAAGGAAGCCTCTGGAGAATCTGAGGCCTCCTTCAGTAACTGAGCTTTTGCTGTCAAATGATGGTGATCAAATCCTTGAAGGTTGCTTGACAAACTTTTTTGTTGTTTGTCGCAAG GAGAACAATGAAACTAAGGGGAAATATTTTCACAATAATGAAAGTGCATGTGATGTAGAACAAGAACGATCTGATTTCAATACTGCAGCAGCATGTCCTTTTGAAGTGCAGACAGCTCCTATTAGTGATGGTGTCCTTCCTGGTGTTATACGCCAACTAGTCATCGA AGTCTGCATAAGCAAAGGAATCCCAGTTCGAGAAGTTGCCCCTTTGTGGTCAAGGCGGGAATTCTGGCAAGAGGCTTTTATTACAAGTATACTCCTAGTTGTTTCTACACTTTTTGGTAGTAG GAAATTCCTGATTGCTGAAATTTTACTGGTAATCACACAAGTTACATTGGTCTGCCTGTCATTGATAGATTTCCTCACTTCGATTAGAATGAAGAATTTGGCTGGGGTTAAATGCCAAATTATGTTTGTCTGTAACTTTCACAGCCATCATCTACTAGCTCTtcaatttttactttatttttggaaagaaggataa
- the LOC110624398 gene encoding uncharacterized protein LOC110624398 isoform X1: MTSSSRFLFSNGLVSHSSTTPPVTTFLESHPGAYTTTRSHNNGSCLLFWDRHLNRLSNSARILFNSNPHLLFNFPNSTEKSLSLPPLPIWDSAVKALVDDSARKVLPVALRERKDGEELAVTALVSGDSQRLRKIENLSGRSVVEVLDVCVHIASYVPPVCGLRENGARLAVVGHGRDIAEAKYSDWVRLRKPLENLRPPSVTELLLSNDGDQILEGCLTNFFVVCRKENNETKGKYFHNNESACDVEQERSDFNTAAACPFEVQTAPISDGVLPGVIRQLVIEVCISKGIPVREVAPLWSRREFWQEAFITSILLVVSTLFGSRKFLIAEILLVITQVTLVCLSLIDFLTSIRMKNLAGVKCQIMFVCNFHSHHLLALQFLLYFWKEG, from the exons ATGACGAGTAGTTCCCGCTTCCTCTTTAGCAACGGTCTCGTTTCGCACTCCTCAACCACTCCTCCGGTGACCACCTTCCTGGAATCTCATCCAGGTGCTTACACAACTACACGATCCCACAACAATGGTTCCTGCCTCTTGTTCTGGGATAGGCATTTAAACAGACTCTCAAATTCCGCCAGAATTCTCTTCAATTCAAACCCTCATCTTCTCTTTAATTTTCCCAATTCTACAGAAAAATCATTATCATTACCACCGCTGCCGATCTGGGATTCGGCTGTTAAGGCTCTGGTTGATGACTCCGCGAGGAAGGTGTTGCCAGTTGCATTGAGAGAGAGGAAAGATGGGGAGGAACTGGCAGTCACAGCTCTCGTAAGTGGAGATTCCCAGAGGCTGAGAAAGATTGAAAATTTGAGCGGAAGAAGTGTTGTTGAGGTGCTTGATGTGTGTGTGCATATTGCAAGTTATGTTCCTCCGGTGTGTGGTTTAAGAGAAAATGGAGCGCGTTTGGCAGTTGTCGGGCATGGAAGGGATATTGCAGAAGCTAAATATTCAGATTGGGTGAG GTTAAGGAAGCCTCTGGAGAATCTGAGGCCTCCTTCAGTAACTGAGCTTTTGCTGTCAAATGATGGTGATCAAATCCTTGAAGGTTGCTTGACAAACTTTTTTGTTGTTTGTCGCAAG GAGAACAATGAAACTAAGGGGAAATATTTTCACAATAATGAAAGTGCATGTGATGTAGAACAAGAACGATCTGATTTCAATACTGCAGCAGCATGTCCTTTTGAAGTGCAGACAGCTCCTATTAGTGATGGTGTCCTTCCTGGTGTTATACGCCAACTAGTCATCGA AGTCTGCATAAGCAAAGGAATCCCAGTTCGAGAAGTTGCCCCTTTGTGGTCAAGGCGGGAATTCTGGCAAGAGGCTTTTATTACAAGTATACTCCTAGTTGTTTCTACACTTTTTGGTAGTAG GAAATTCCTGATTGCTGAAATTTTACTGGTAATCACACAAGTTACATTGGTCTGCCTGTCATTGATAGATTTCCTCACTTCGATTAGAATGAAGAATTTGGCTGGGGTTAAATGCCAAATTATGTTTGTCTGTAACTTTCACAGCCATCATCTACTAGCTCTtcaatttttactttatttttggaaagaaggataa